The following coding sequences are from one Deltaproteobacteria bacterium HGW-Deltaproteobacteria-4 window:
- a CDS encoding septum formation inhibitor Maf, which translates to MTIPPAIVLASASPRRKELLERVGVDCAVIPSHINEDHLPGESPREHVLRLSHEKALEIANRADIPGRWFIGSDTVVVRDDSILGKPVDAADAAAMLTSLSGRSHEVLTGFAVHDREQRTTISEVVSTAVRFKELTAAEISGYIASGEPFDKAGAYAIQGIGAFMVQAINGSYTNVVGLPLCEVIDALEHMGAVKLFTTDR; encoded by the coding sequence ATGACCATTCCCCCGGCTATCGTCCTTGCTTCGGCTTCGCCGCGGCGCAAAGAACTTCTGGAACGCGTCGGCGTTGACTGTGCCGTCATCCCCAGTCATATCAATGAAGATCACCTGCCCGGCGAATCGCCGCGTGAGCATGTCCTGCGTTTGTCCCATGAAAAAGCTCTGGAGATCGCCAATCGCGCGGATATCCCCGGTCGCTGGTTCATCGGCAGTGACACAGTGGTGGTGCGCGACGACTCCATTCTCGGCAAACCGGTGGATGCGGCCGATGCGGCAGCGATGCTCACCTCCCTCTCCGGGCGCAGTCATGAGGTCCTGACCGGCTTTGCCGTGCATGATCGCGAGCAGAGGACGACGATCAGCGAAGTGGTGAGTACCGCGGTCCGCTTCAAGGAGTTGACAGCAGCGGAAATCAGTGGCTACATTGCCAGTGGAGAGCCCTTTGACAAGGCCGGTGCTTACGCAATCCAGGGGATCGGTGCCTTCATGGTGCAGGCGATCAACGGCAGCTATACCAATGTCGTCGGCCTACCGCTTTGTGAAGTGATCGACGCTCTCGAACATATGGGTGCGGTGAAACTTTTTACAACCGACCGTTAA
- a CDS encoding YggS family pyridoxal phosphate-dependent enzyme: MTIASNIANIRARIDAACQRCQRDPGTVRLVAVSKTHPAVSVDAAAAAGQEIFGENYVQEFVAKAEEVSAPVQWHFIGSLQSNKVKYLAGKVAMIHSVDRLSLAEELERQWGKLDRILEILIEVNLGDEESKGGASTDAAIALVRRIATLPHLQICGLMALPPYLEDAEEVRPYFRRLRELALQINACQIDGVVMRELSMGMSHDFEIAIEEGATLVRVGTAIFGARGIQA; the protein is encoded by the coding sequence ATGACCATAGCCAGCAACATTGCCAATATCCGCGCCCGTATCGACGCCGCCTGCCAACGCTGCCAGCGCGATCCCGGCACTGTGCGCCTGGTGGCGGTCTCCAAGACCCATCCGGCTGTCAGTGTCGACGCGGCTGCCGCGGCCGGACAGGAGATCTTCGGCGAAAATTATGTGCAGGAATTTGTTGCCAAGGCGGAGGAAGTCTCCGCGCCGGTGCAGTGGCACTTTATCGGCTCGCTGCAGAGCAACAAGGTCAAATATCTCGCCGGCAAGGTGGCGATGATCCACTCCGTCGATCGCCTCTCGCTGGCTGAGGAACTTGAGCGGCAATGGGGGAAGCTCGATCGTATTCTGGAGATCCTCATCGAAGTCAACCTCGGCGACGAGGAATCAAAGGGGGGAGCAAGCACGGACGCCGCCATCGCCCTGGTGCGCCGCATCGCCACCCTGCCGCATTTACAGATCTGCGGTCTGATGGCCCTCCCCCCCTACCTGGAAGATGCCGAAGAGGTGCGCCCCTATTTCCGCCGCCTGCGGGAGCTGGCCCTCCAGATAAATGCATGCCAAATTGACGGCGTCGTCATGCGCGAACTCTCCATGGGGATGAGTCATGACTTTGAAATCGCCATCGAAGAAGGAGCGACCCTGGTGCGGGTGGGGACCGCAATCTTCGGCGCGCGGGGGATACAAGCCTGA
- a CDS encoding HAD family hydrolase: MSYAPILFDLDGTLIDSLADLTTALNLLRGELNLSPVTIPAVRACVGDGATLLVRRVLGDDLFSPSHLQRFLTLYSEHLAEETTLYPGIRTCLDRFSDRPLAVVTNKPYQLTMDLLHALDLNRYFAVVIGGDSCPVKKPDPTPIKVALHRLDATAAGAIMIGDHHTDLKSGQAAGLDVCFCTWGFGDDGGCKPNHRVDNATELLQVLL; the protein is encoded by the coding sequence ATGTCCTACGCGCCGATCCTCTTTGATCTCGACGGCACCCTGATCGACTCCCTCGCCGATCTCACCACCGCGCTCAACCTGTTGCGAGGGGAACTGAACCTGTCACCCGTGACCATCCCGGCAGTGCGCGCCTGCGTCGGTGACGGGGCAACGCTGCTGGTGCGCCGCGTCCTCGGCGACGACCTCTTCTCTCCTTCCCACCTGCAGCGCTTCCTCACCCTCTACAGCGAACATCTTGCCGAAGAAACGACTCTCTACCCCGGCATCCGGACCTGTCTGGATCGCTTTTCGGATCGCCCTCTGGCAGTGGTGACGAATAAGCCCTACCAGCTGACCATGGACCTTCTTCACGCCCTCGATCTGAACCGCTACTTTGCGGTGGTCATCGGCGGCGACAGCTGTCCGGTAAAGAAGCCGGATCCGACGCCAATCAAAGTCGCCCTGCACCGCCTCGACGCGACGGCAGCAGGGGCGATCATGATCGGCGACCACCACACCGACCTGAAATCGGGGCAGGCCGCCGGGCTCGATGTCTGCTTCTGTACCTGGGGTTTTGGCGACGACGGCGGTTGCAAGCCGAACCACCGCGTCGATAATGCCACGGAACTGTTACAGGTCCTGCTGTGA
- a CDS encoding GntR family transcriptional regulator: protein MPLYEELAGKIAYLISEGTYRPGERVPSIRAMSRQMQMSINTVKESYVLLENRRLIAARPQSGYYVCGRLPEELPPPTLAAKEICPMAVDNSEVTAMVMRDISNPDLTYFGCAMPNPEQLPIDKLNRMLSSEARRFRTQSVSYAMPPGNPRLRKEVAQRLVLSGCALRPEEIVITEGCSEAVFLALRTVCRPGDTIVVESPVYYNFLQLIQELGLKTLEIPSSPVDGMSLEVLRYVLEHNDVRACVVVSNFNNPLGFVMPDARKRELVELLAARDIPLIEDDIYGDLAFDGSRPTVAKQWDKKGLVLLCSSFSKTIAPGYRIGWIAAGRFQEKIERLKMLTTIASPSPTQMAVAEFLANGGYDHHLRTIRKIYASKVAQMAAAVGCHFPAGTRVSRPKGGFSLWVEMPEGVDAMRLYHQALTAGISIAPGNLFSAAGKFTNCIRLNAAFWSQGEDGKIARLGVLAGGGDW, encoded by the coding sequence GTCGGCAGATGCAGATGAGCATCAATACCGTCAAGGAATCCTACGTCCTCCTCGAAAACCGCCGTTTGATCGCGGCGCGACCGCAGTCGGGCTACTATGTTTGCGGCCGCCTCCCCGAGGAGCTGCCGCCACCGACCCTGGCCGCAAAAGAGATCTGCCCGATGGCGGTCGACAACTCCGAAGTGACAGCGATGGTGATGCGTGACATCAGCAATCCCGACCTCACTTACTTCGGCTGCGCCATGCCTAATCCCGAACAGTTGCCGATCGACAAGCTCAACCGTATGCTCTCCAGCGAGGCGCGGCGTTTCCGCACCCAGAGCGTCTCCTATGCGATGCCGCCGGGAAACCCGCGCCTGCGCAAGGAGGTGGCACAGCGCCTGGTGTTGAGCGGCTGTGCCCTGCGCCCCGAGGAGATCGTTATCACCGAAGGGTGCAGCGAAGCCGTCTTTCTGGCGCTGCGCACGGTCTGCCGCCCCGGCGACACCATCGTCGTCGAGTCGCCGGTTTACTACAATTTTTTGCAGCTGATCCAGGAACTCGGTCTCAAGACCCTGGAGATCCCAAGCAGTCCGGTGGATGGCATGTCACTGGAGGTCCTCCGTTACGTCCTGGAGCACAATGACGTCCGCGCCTGCGTGGTGGTAAGTAACTTCAACAATCCCCTCGGCTTCGTCATGCCCGATGCGCGCAAGCGGGAATTGGTCGAACTCCTCGCTGCCCGTGACATCCCCCTGATCGAAGACGATATCTACGGCGATCTCGCCTTTGACGGCAGTCGGCCGACGGTGGCCAAGCAGTGGGACAAAAAAGGCCTCGTCCTGCTCTGCTCCTCTTTTTCCAAGACTATCGCCCCCGGCTACCGCATCGGCTGGATTGCAGCCGGCCGTTTTCAGGAGAAGATTGAGCGGCTGAAGATGTTGACGACCATCGCTTCGCCGTCGCCGACGCAGATGGCTGTGGCGGAGTTCCTCGCCAATGGCGGCTACGATCATCATCTCCGCACCATCCGCAAGATCTACGCGAGCAAGGTGGCGCAGATGGCGGCAGCGGTTGGCTGTCATTTTCCGGCGGGGACGCGGGTCTCGCGACCGAAGGGGGGATTTTCGCTGTGGGTGGAGATGCCCGAGGGGGTCGACGCCATGCGTCTATATCATCAGGCGCTGACAGCGGGAATCTCGATTGCGCCGGGGAATCTCTTCTCGGCAGCGGGGAAGTTTACCAACTGTATCCGGCTCAATGCTGCTTTCTGGAGCCAGGGGGAGGATGGCAAGATTGCGCGGTTAGGAGTGCTCGCCGGTGGGGGTGATTGGTAG